One Pichia kudriavzevii chromosome 3, complete sequence genomic window carries:
- a CDS encoding uncharacterized protein (PKUD0C11490; similar to Saccharomyces cerevisiae YDR060W (MAK21); ancestral locus Anc_3.309), which yields MNFGTKEAEINNTIMETGKLSLASLKDKVSNALSNKITEKKSRKNKNDNSKKKKGKADVHSTDFDALRREALELGATDEDLKLISGIEDADNLSEQEFDGDGDVDKNLSIELNAFMKSIGLGSNKAKDIEIADEEEDNVPDLVEEKSEHESETESGSEPESSFEEEKEEEEPHIPEHEEEHKAESNSDSEAASEPETQPSLEGGGDRETKKANPDKITNLQSVISDRLTVEPRSDWYNIPLNIDTKTADRYIKQQNIDELYEKAKGLIEEENRIYDEEFNKSSSQKRFLSQILTSGTLSDKISALTLLVQEAPLHNLRALDNLFSMCQKKSRTAAMQCIDAVVDLLVNTILPPDRKLKPFKKQPLSLNLTNEQLILMYFEDHLKTLYFNFISLLEKLSHDSILYVRMKVVSHIFSLLKAKPEQEANLLRLGVNKLGDVDAKVSSKTSYQILLTEQDHPAMKQIICEAVIDVVFRSNNDHHAVYYSINTLNQTILTKRDEGLANKLLDAYFALFEKLLVKTDSANVGQLKESEYQKEGKRKGKFKRGKKGGKSVKAKVKDETEILEEKNSKMFAAILTGLNRAFPFSNFPVGIFENHLNILYKITHGLNFNTSVQALILIHTITSKFADETHKDRFFRTLYESLWDERLLTSSKQGIYLNLLYKALKNDDKVERVLAFVKRICQVCLSWLNIGTVAGMIFLLIQLEREVPQIRNLFLNTPMDDEINKLIEQEENLDEVEQKDIEKRLYDSKKRDPKFANADNSSLWEIEYFTHHYHPTVQAYANNFLKYDELTKIERKAINKPDLGLYSLAHFLDRFIYKKPKSKANLKGSSIMQPLGGSHTGNLLVRATGVESSEVPANTEDWLSKKASQIKPEDEFFYQYFSTKQEKISRSRFDKEMEDKAKDDFEEDSELEEDAVWDALVASNPNIEGDDEEDDFDDELSDLDMSDFSDDEDDGEENAVSPDIENEEEEIGEIDSQNEEEDGLVTIKTIGDFDAGSDSEEIGEEEENNNDTSDGEDVNILMEEEEDDMIDSDEEITESDKKSRKRKAELGSEKKNKKIKLKSLPTFASAEDYAEYLQSSDEE from the coding sequence ATGAATTTTGGAACAAAAGAGGCGGAAATTAACAACACTATCATGGAGACAGGAAAGTTAAGTCTTGCTTCTTTGAAGGATAAGGTCAGTAATGCTTTGTCTAATAAAATAACTGAGAAAAAgtcaaggaaaaacaaaaatgataattccaagaagaagaagggaAAAGCAGATGTACATTCCACTGATTTCGATGCTTTGCGTCGTGAAGCTTTAGAATTAGGTGCGactgatgaagatttaAAGTTAATCAGTGGGATTGAAGATGCTGACAATTTAAGTGAACAGGAATTTGATGGCGATGGAGACGTTGACAAGAATTTGAGTATTGAATTAAATGCATTTATGAAATCCATCGGGTTGGGTAGTAATAAGGccaaagatattgaaattgcagatgaagaggaagacaaTGTTCCAGATTTAGTTGAGGAAAAGTCAGAACATGAATCAGAGACAGAGTCAGGGTCTGAACCAGAATCATCatttgaggaagaaaaggaggaagaagaacctCACATTCCAGAACACGAAGAGGAGCACAAAGCAGAGTCAAACTCAGACTCAGAGGCAGCATCGGAACCGGAAACCCAACCATCACTTGAAGGAGGTGGAGatagagaaacaaaaaaagcGAACCCAGATAAGATAACCAACCTCCAATCTGTTATTTCGGATAGACTAACGGTAGAGCCTAGATCAGATTGGTATAATATTCCATTAAATATAGACACCAAAACAGCTGACAGATATataaaacaacaaaatattGACGAGCTCTATGAAAAAGCAAAGGGATTAattgaagaggaaaataGGATTTACGATGAGGAATTTAATAAGTCCTCTTCCCAGAAACGGTTCTTGTCTCAAATCTTAACAAGCGGTACATTATCTGATAAAATTTCTGCATTGACATTATTGGTGCAAGAGGCACCATTACACAACCTGAGAGCATTAGATAATTTGTTCAGTATGTgtcaaaagaaatcaaggaCAGCCGCTATGCAATGTATCGACGCTGTGGTTGATTTATTAGTCAATACTATATTACCACCTGATAGAAAGTTGAAACCATTCAAAAAGCAACCTCTAAGCTTGAACTTGACTAATGAACAATTAATCTTGATGTATTTTGAGGATCATCTAAAAACGTTgtatttcaattttatttcCCTATTAGAAAAACTTTCTCATGATTCAATCTTATATGTTAGAATGAAAGTTGTTAGTCATATTTTCTCGTTATTAAAGGCAAAACCAGAACAAGAAGCAAATCTCTTAAGATTAGGTGTAAATAAATTGGGTGATGTTGATGCCAAAGTATCCTCCAAGACATCATATCAGATTCTTTTAACAGAACAGGATCACCCGGCTATGAAGCAAATTATTTGTGAAGCGGTTATTGACGTTGTCTTCAGATCTAATAATGATCATCATGCTGTTTATTACTCTATTAATACATTGAATCAAACTATTCTTACCAAGCGTGACGAAGGACTGGCTAATAAATTACTCGATGCGTATTTTGCAttgtttgagaaattatTGGTCAAAACTGATTCAGCAAATGTTGGACAATTGAAGGAAAGTGAATAccaaaaagaaggaaaaagaaaagggaAGTTCAAGAGAGGCAAGAAAGGAGGAAAATCCGTTAAAGCTAAGGTCAAGGATGAAACAGAAATCCTCGAGGAAAAGAACTCTAAAATGTTTGCTGCAATATTGACAGGTTTGAACCGTgcatttccattttcaaactttccAGTCGGTATATTCGAGAACCATTTGAACATCCTTTACAAAATTACGCATGGCTTAAACTTTAACACATCAGTTCAAGCTCTGATTTTAATTCATACAATTACCTCTAAATTTGCTGACGAAACTCACAAGGATAGGTTTTTCAGAACTCTATATGAATCTTTGTGGGACGAAAGACTTTTAACATCATCTAAGCAAGGTATTTATTTGAACTTACTATACAAAGCATTGAAGAACGATGATAAAGTCGAGAGGGTTTTGGCATTTGTTAAAAGAATTTGTCAGGTTTGTTTAAGTTGGTTGAATATTGGTACTGTTGCAGGtatgatttttcttttgatcCAATTGGAGAGAGAGGTTCCACAAATTAGAAATTTATTCTTAAATACTCCAatggatgatgaaattaatAAATTAATCGAGCAAGAGGAGAAtcttgatgaagttgaacaaaAGGACATTGAAAAACGGCTTTATGATTCCAAGAAAAGAGATCCTAAATTCGCAAATGCTGACAACTCTTCACTATGGgaaattgaatattttacTCATCATTACCATCCAACTGTACAAGCATATGCTAACAATTTCTTGAAGTATGACGAACTAACTAAAATAGAAAGGAAAGCTATTAATAAGCCTGACTTGGGATTATATTCTTTGGCACATTTTCTTGATAGGTTCATTTATAAAAAGCCAAAAAGCAAGGCCAACTTGAAGGGTAGTTCTATTATGCAACCTTTAGGAGGCTCGCATACAGGTAATTTATTAGTTCGTGCCACTGGTGTTGAAAGTAGTGAGGTTCCTGCAAACACAGAGGATTGGTTATCAAAGAAGGCAAGCCAAATCAAACCTgaagatgaatttttcTACCAGTATTTCAGTACTAAGCAGGAAAAGATTTCACGCTCTAGGtttgataaagaaatggaagatAAGGCAAAGGacgattttgaagaagattccGAGCTCGAAGAAGACGCGGTGTGGGATGCATTAGTAGCTAGCAACCCAAATATTGAAGGTGATGACGAGGAGGATGATTTCGATGATGAGTTGTCAGATTTAGATATGTCGGACTTTTCAGACGACGAAGACGATGGCGAAGAGAACGCCGTCTCTcctgatattgaaaatgaggaagaagaaataggGGAGATTGATTCTCaaaatgaggaagaagatggaTTAGTCACAATAAAAACAATTGGAGATTTCGATGCCGGTTCCGattctgaagaaattggggaggaagaagagaacAATAACGATACATCTGATGGTGAAGATGTCAACATTTTGAtggaggaagaagaagatgatatgATTGACAGTGACGAAGAGATAACCGAATCTGacaagaaatcaaggaagAGAAAGGCAGAGTTAGGTTCggagaaaaagaacaaaaaaatcaaactcaaGTCACTACCCACCTTTGCTTCAGCCGAAGATTATGCAGAATACCTTCAATCATCCGACGAAgaatga
- a CDS encoding uncharacterized protein (PKUD0C11510; Pfam Domains: RVT_1(4.7e-52)|rve(9e-26)|Retrotrans_gag(1.7e-10)), whose amino-acid sequence MNSEVNAMHAGSNPSQVNLNMVFKGNEKNSVRLAQQFLFKLDMAFKLQESMGKDVSELFKVATAMLNLDGSALAWFTNRYGNSELPLWHQFVEEFTLEFCPTDEFELRQVAAKYNGCHQGKNSVEQFIQEFEGYRTLLPGEYENEWATRDRFVQGLRAEIRGRVFQHRPNSLAEAKFLARDFEKDSAPRARDFRFSHQDRWRGEPMEIDSIKNKNYRGRNFDSYKRNKNYNRNYNGGYAGRKPRQRKFKLVRNQKVVGSDIAINPPTIENANLQLKNEIQHSTKFDKYILDNKDIENLSVSNVYMDRKELPLLKVKNELFKECVALVDSGASRNFLDYEFVKSHQLENYLEPTEFEDVVAANKKTISVKGELTLELQFKLRDEWQNENIRFLVLENINHKMILGFPFVKDHGNKVDWENIEKETETPEIPDIEEQIESSDENDLEETQENELIGINSMRAVRRNLKNVDNYPLLLFVQSVEEKENNNVLEEPYDGVDGIRKKIHEEFRDVVTNDQPTSLPPQRDLTHRIILIEPTKSTYRRQYKLSYSEKQELNKQVDELLKQGFIKPSSSPFNSPVLFVKKKDGSMRMCVDYRLLNNNTVKDKFPIPRIDELITCFGGASVFSKLDLMSGYFQVRIAENDMEKTAFSTDYGHYEWVVMPFGLTNAPSTFQRMMNRILAPYLNQFVQVYLDDIIIYSKTVEEHYSHIEKILELLRRNKLIAKKKKCSFYFKTLGFLGHLISSRGIQTDPAKIDKIKSWPIPKNAKDAQSFLGLAGYYRRFIKDYSKIASPIMEFANKKCVWKEPQDKAFEELKGKLINAPILVHPIWEDGYTFVVHTDACGTALGYVLEQLDSDGKLRGVIAYGSRKLIGSELNYSIYDREFLAVVEALKNWRYYLLNRHFVLKTDHRSLVYLKRQNAIDSHRVARWLDYLADYDFTIQYVKGPTNSVADALSRYPYEEKEVGINTIESVLTPNQELLERIIKSYDEDNEIKEIYDILKENLPIPKSIHNHIKHYSIEDNLLYFSVVKGGNDRRIVVSPKSKLVQEIIGNAHDGNSAGHFGYFKTYMRLHPMFYWPNMLKSVKRYCQRCTVCQKTKPETTGQRGLFSPLPIPEGRWTDISLDFVTGVPRCKNGHDMILVVVDRFTKMAHFIPTRKTATAEQCAKLMVDNCFKLHGIPKRMVSDKDIRFMNKFWFTVYKIFGTSLLFSTTNHPQTDGQTERTNRILNQLLRNYASNDLYSWDKWLSMAEFAYNSSHQVSIGSSPFEVCYGYLPDSPMFISSSRVSSRRYSNKAEEFALEMKVIMENVKENMIEAQRSQETQHNKSRVYETFEVGDWILLHKDAYGSDRLYYKIQPVYYGPYKVVKKISDNAYEVDLPKTNKKDRVINVRWLRRFLQTDKQFPKVPPRTIAEARSRLTEIIGIAGIDETNDTLDVYWKDCDPCHSSSIPFSLFLEIPEDLQRTLWDNAKAIDKDNKLRDEVSKAAG is encoded by the exons ATGAATTCAGAAGTTAACGCGATGCATGCAGGTTCTAACCCGTCGCAAGTTAACTTAAACATGGTATTCAAGGGTAACGAAAAGAACTCTGTTCGTTTAGCCCAACAATTTCTGTTCAAACTTGACATGGCCTTTAAACTACAAGAAAGTATGGGAAAGGATGTCTCAGAATTATTTAAGGTAGCAACCGCAATGCTCAACCTCGATGGATCCGCTCTCGCCTGGTTCACTAACAGGTATGGAAACTCCGAATTACCTTTATGGCATCAATTTGTCGAAGAGTTTACACTCGAATTCTGTCCAACAGACGAATTTGAGTTGAGACAAGTGGCAGCAAAATACAATGGCTGTCACCAAGGTAAAAATTCCGTGGAACAATTTATCCAGGAATTTGAAGGGTACCGGACCTTACTCCCAGGTGAGTATGAGAACGAATGGGCCACCAGAGATAGGTTTGTGCAAGGATTACGTGCAGAAATTAGAGGACGCGTATTCCAACATAGACCAAACTCGCTTGCTGAAGCCAAATTTTTAGCAAGAGACTTTGAGAAGGACTCAGCACCCAGAGCTAGAGACTTTAGATTCTCGCATCAAGATAGATGGAGAGGTGAACCAATGGAAATAGACTCcattaaaaataaaaattatcGTGGTCGGAATTTTGACagttataaaagaaacaagaattACAACAGAAACTATAATGGTGGTTACGCTGGTAGAAAAC CAAGACAgagaaaatttaaattaGTTAGGAACCAAAAGGTGGTTGGTTCCGATATTGCTATAAACCCACCTACAatagaaaatgcaaatctGCAATTAAAGAACGAGATTCAACACTCTACTAAGTTTGACAAGTATATACTAGATAACAAGGATATAGAAAATTTAAGTGTTTCGAACGTTTACATGGATAGGAAAGAACTTCCGCTTTTGAAAGTTAAAAATGAATTATTTAAGGAATGTGTTGCTTTAGTTGACAGCGGTGCGTCAAGAAACTTTTTGGATTACGAATTCGTTAAATCACAtcaattagaaaattatttAGAGCCTacagaatttgaagatgttgtcGCCGCTAATAAGAAAACGATCAGCGTTAAAGGAGAATTAACCTTAGAATTACAATTTAAGCTAAGAGACGAATGgcaaaatgagaatattaGATTCTTAGTCTTAGAGAATATCAACCATAAAATGATATTAGGTTTCCCATTTGTTAAAGATCATGGAAATAAAGTTGACTGGGAAAATATCGAAAAGGAAACGGAAACTCCTGAAATCCCAGATATCGAAGAACAAATAGAGTCAAGCGACGAAAACGACTTAGaagaaacacaagaaaatgaacttaTAGGTATTAACTCCATGCGTGCAGTTAGaagaaatttaaagaatgttgataattatcCATTATTACTGTTTGTGCAgtcagttgaagaaaaagaaaacaataatgttttagaaGAACCTTACGATGGTGTTGATGGAATTAGGaagaaaattcatgaagaaTTTAGAGATGTGGTGACCAATGACCAACCCACCAGTTTACCTCCCCAAAGGGATTTGACTCACAGAATTATACTCATTGAACCTACCAAGAGTACATACAGACGCCAGTACAAATTAAGTTAttcagagaaacaagagcTGAATaaacaagttgatgaaCTGCTAAAACAAGGTTTTATCAAGCCTAGCTCCAGTCCTTTCAATAGTCCTGTATTATTtgtcaagaagaaagatggtaGTATGAGAATGTGTGTCGATTATAGGTTATTAAACAACAATACGGTAAAAGACAAGTTCCCAATACCACGAATCGATGAATTAATCACATGTTTTGGAGGAGCTTCagtattttccaagttggatttgatgtCAGGGTACTTTCAGGTCAGAATCGCAGAAAATGATATGGAAAAAACAGCCTTTTCCACAGATTACGGTCACTACGAGTGGGTTGTGATGCCTTTCGGTTTAACCAACGCCCCTAGtactttccaaagaatGATGAATAGGATTCTAGCACCTTATTTGAACCAATTTGTTCAGGTGTACCTGGATGATATTATAATTTACTCAAAGACTGTCGAAGAACACTACAGtcacattgaaaaaatattggaattgctCAGGAGAAATAAGCTGATTgcgaagaaaaagaaatgctCATTTTACTTCAAAACCTTAGGTTTCTTAGGACATCTCATTTCAAGCAGAGGTATCCAGACTGACCCTGCTAAGATagacaaaatcaagagTTGGCCAATTCCGAAAAACGCCAAAGACGCTCAATCATTCCTAGGATTAGCTGGTTATTATCgaagatttatcaaagattaTTCTAAGATTGCATCTCCTATAATGGAATTCGCAAATAAGAAATGTGTTTGGAAAGAACCTCAAGATAAAGCATTCGAAGAGCTGAAAGGAAAGTTGATTAATGCCCCAATTTTAGTACATCCTATTTGGGAAGATGGTTATACATTTGTGGTGCACACAGATGCTTGTGGTACTGCGTTAGGTTACGTGTTAGAACAGCTTGATTCAGATGGAAAATTACGTGGTGTAATAGCCTATGGCTCCAGGAAATTAATAGGTTCAGAATtaaattattcaatataTGACCGTGAATTTCTCGCTGTTGTCGAAGCATTAAAGAACTGGCGTTACTATTTATTAAATCGGCACTTtgtattgaaaacagatCACAGATCGTTGGTCTATTTAAAGCGACAGAATGCAATAGATAGCCATAGAGTGGCCAGATGGTTGGATTATTTAGCTGATTACGATTTCACCATTCAGTACGTGAAAGGTCCTACTAATTCAGTAGCAGACGCTTTGTCTAGGTACCCCTACGAGGAGAAAGAAGTTGGTATCAACACAATAGAATCGGTGTTAACACCAAATCAGGAACTGCTAGAACGGATCATTAAGTCGTACgatgaagacaatgaaATTAAGGAGATATACGACATattgaaagagaatttgCCGATCCCGAAGTCAATCCATAACCACATCAAacattattcaattgaGGATAATTTACTATATTTCTCAGTGGTTAAAGGAGGAAATGATCGAAGAATAGTAGTCTCCCCTAAGTCTAAGTTGGTTCAGGAAATTATTGGTAACGCTCATGACGGTAACTCTGCTGGTCATTTCGggtatttcaaaacatacATGAGACTTCACCCTATGTTCTACTGGCCAAATATGCTAAAAAGCGTGAAGagatattgtcaaagatGTACGGTTTGCCAGAAAACCAAACCCGAGACAACTGGTCAAAGAGGATTATTTTCCCCTCTTCCAATTCCTGAAGGAAGATGGACAGACATCAGTTTGGATTTTGTCACAGGTGTTCCCAGATGCAAAAATGGACACGATATGATTTTGGTAGTGGTGGATAGATTCACGAAGATGGCACATTTCATCCCCACTAGGAAAACTGCAACCGCAGAGCAATGTGCAAAATTGATGGTAGATAATTGTTTTAAATTACATGggattccaaaaagaatggtttcGGATAAAGATATAAGGTTCATGAATAAATTTTGGTTTACGGTGTACAAGATATTTGGTACATCCTTACTTTTCTCGACCACTAATCATCCTCAAACCGATGGTCAAACAGAAAGAACGAACAGAATCTTAAACCAGTTACTAAGAAATTATGCGAGTAACGATCTCTACAGTTGGGACAAATGGTTGTCAATGGCCGAATTTGCCTACAATAGTTCCCATCAAGTCTCGATAGgttcatcaccatttgaagtttgctATGGTTACTTACCAGACTCGCCAATGTTTATTTCTAGCAGTCGTGTTTCAAGTAGAAGGTACAGCAATaaagctgaagaattcgCATTAGAAATGAAAGTCATCATGGAAAAtgtgaaagaaaacatgattGAAGCGCAAAGAAGTCAGGAAACACAGCATAATAAGTCGAGAGTGTACgaaacatttgaagttggagaTTGGATACTATTACACAAAGATGCATATGGTAGTGATAGATTGtattacaaaatacaaCCGGTATACTACGGACCCTACAAGGTTGTCAAAAAGATATCAGACAACGCTTACGAAGTTGATTTACCGAAAACGAATAAAAAGGATAGAGTAATCAATGTCAGATGGCTTAGAAGATTCTTACAAACGGATAAACAGTTTCCCAAGGTACCCCCAAGAACAATAGCTGAAGCAAGAAGTAGACTGACCGAGATTATCGGTATAGCTGGTATCGACGAAACAAACGATACATTGGATGTCTACTGGAAAGATTGTGACCCTTGTCATAGTTCAAGCatcccattttcattatttttagagATCCCAGAAGATTTACAGAGAACTTTATGGGATAATGCAAAAGCAATTGATAAGGACAATAAACTTCGGGACGAAGTTTCTAAAGCGGCGGGGTAA